One region of Syntrophobacter fumaroxidans MPOB genomic DNA includes:
- a CDS encoding BPL-N domain-containing protein — MKKTQRSDSRAAGFPPWRGAPVALLWDQSMVWGLICVETLNRLGVSHHVLGASDVAAGALGGYHTLLVPGGWASHKVKALEGAGKERIGEFIAAGGGYLGFCGGAGLALSSPPALGLVPIERMPVRERLPSASGGVWIRSETAHPAWKGLPQTIPVSIWWPSQFKWQATAESLCLASYWKAGNDFCVADLTVTDMKNEAVSWPRWERSYGINLDPGRLLGHPAIVEVRRGRGRLVLSYPHLETPGDLWGNRLFHNLLVFLDLEASRDSGPKSPPEAPAARFSAPPGKGALRLLQSAKESAEALIEFGERHLFWRWRTDWLLNWRRGIRGLEYGSMAVALRSLFAEASRSPGIPDDPDPWEEPAGRLESQVRSFCTLARRLLLEEKRAAQNRVLTKLGTIDKTVDELRGHLFGRRMDHGGVCRDLFDGVDDLLLQALRLNGQPG, encoded by the coding sequence ATGAAGAAGACACAACGGAGTGATTCCCGCGCCGCCGGATTCCCTCCCTGGCGAGGCGCTCCGGTGGCGTTGCTCTGGGACCAGTCCATGGTCTGGGGGCTGATCTGCGTCGAGACGCTCAATCGGCTCGGAGTGTCCCACCACGTCCTCGGCGCATCCGATGTTGCCGCGGGGGCCCTTGGCGGTTACCACACCCTGCTGGTGCCGGGCGGCTGGGCCTCCCACAAGGTGAAGGCCCTCGAAGGCGCCGGAAAGGAACGGATCGGGGAGTTTATCGCAGCAGGCGGGGGCTACCTGGGGTTTTGCGGCGGCGCGGGCCTGGCCCTCTCCAGTCCCCCCGCCCTGGGCTTGGTTCCAATCGAAAGGATGCCGGTCAGGGAGCGGCTCCCCAGCGCGAGTGGGGGCGTCTGGATTCGATCCGAAACCGCTCACCCGGCATGGAAGGGTCTGCCGCAAACCATCCCGGTTTCGATCTGGTGGCCATCTCAGTTCAAATGGCAAGCGACGGCTGAATCCCTGTGTCTCGCCTCCTACTGGAAAGCGGGGAACGATTTCTGCGTGGCGGATCTGACGGTGACGGACATGAAAAACGAAGCCGTTTCATGGCCGCGCTGGGAACGATCCTACGGAATCAACCTCGATCCCGGCCGCCTTCTCGGGCATCCCGCCATCGTCGAGGTCCGACGGGGCAGAGGCAGACTCGTCCTGTCCTATCCGCACCTGGAAACACCGGGGGATCTTTGGGGCAACCGGCTCTTTCACAATCTGCTGGTTTTCCTCGACCTCGAAGCATCGCGGGACTCCGGCCCGAAGAGCCCGCCCGAAGCTCCTGCGGCGCGGTTCTCCGCCCCGCCGGGCAAGGGGGCGCTCCGGCTGCTGCAGAGCGCCAAGGAGTCCGCCGAAGCCCTTATCGAGTTCGGAGAGCGGCACCTCTTCTGGCGATGGCGAACCGACTGGCTGCTCAACTGGCGCCGGGGGATCCGAGGACTGGAATACGGCAGCATGGCCGTTGCCCTCCGGTCGCTCTTCGCGGAGGCGTCCCGATCCCCGGGAATCCCGGACGATCCCGATCCATGGGAAGAACCCGCGGGGCGCCTTGAGAGCCAGGTGCGCTCCTTCTGCACCCTTGCCCGGCGTCTCCTCCTTGAAGAAAAACGTGCCGCGCAGAACCGCGTCCTCACCAAGCTCGGCACTATCGACAAGACCGTTGACGAGCTGAGGGGACATCTTTTCGGGCGCAGGATGGATCACGGCGGAGTGTGCCGGGACCTGTTCGACGGGGTGGACGACCTCCTTCTTCAGGCGCTGCGATTGAACGGCCAACCGGGATGA
- a CDS encoding KamA family radical SAM protein — translation MRKVMKSCGIISTLQALSRDPGADGAALSEVVRRYPFRTNEYYQGLIRQTGDPLWRQVMPDAMELSDDAGLQDPLAEEALSPVPNLVHRYPNRVLWLVSHECALHCRFCTRKRRWSSPLPMTGELLRDGLRYIRENPQVNDVLLSGGDPLLLDPSRLETILGELRHIPHVAVLRIGTRVPCALPERVTGELATMLARHHPLFLNIHFNHPREITEESRRACALLADAGIPLGSQTVLLRDVNDDAHVLGELFQTLLGLRVRPYYLMQMDLTRGTAHFRTPLSRGLEIVARLRNRISGMAVPQLVVDLPGGLGKVPLVPNRIEHIGEDHVVFRSYQGAPCRYPVREEEAREMREVLGMVRV, via the coding sequence ATGCGGAAGGTCATGAAGAGTTGCGGAATCATCTCCACTTTGCAGGCATTGAGTCGGGACCCGGGGGCCGACGGCGCGGCCCTCTCCGAGGTGGTTCGGCGGTATCCCTTTCGCACCAACGAATACTACCAGGGCCTCATTCGGCAAACGGGCGATCCGCTGTGGCGTCAGGTCATGCCCGACGCCATGGAACTGTCGGATGACGCCGGTCTGCAGGACCCTCTGGCCGAGGAGGCACTCTCACCCGTGCCGAACCTGGTTCACCGCTATCCGAATCGCGTGCTTTGGCTGGTTTCCCACGAATGCGCGCTTCACTGCCGGTTCTGCACCCGCAAGCGACGGTGGAGCTCGCCGCTCCCCATGACCGGGGAATTGCTGCGCGACGGCCTCAGGTACATCCGCGAGAACCCGCAGGTGAACGATGTGCTGCTCTCCGGCGGAGACCCGCTCCTCCTCGATCCATCCAGGCTGGAGACGATCCTTGGGGAGCTGCGGCACATACCGCACGTCGCCGTTCTGCGCATCGGCACCCGCGTTCCGTGCGCTCTGCCGGAGCGCGTCACGGGCGAGCTTGCGACTATGCTGGCGCGACATCACCCGCTGTTTCTGAACATCCACTTCAATCACCCTCGGGAAATCACGGAGGAGTCCCGCAGGGCCTGCGCCCTGCTTGCCGACGCCGGGATTCCTTTGGGCAGCCAGACCGTGCTCCTGCGTGACGTGAACGACGACGCGCACGTTTTGGGCGAATTGTTCCAGACCCTGCTCGGTCTGCGGGTGCGTCCCTACTATCTCATGCAAATGGACCTGACGCGGGGGACCGCCCATTTCAGGACCCCCTTGAGCCGCGGGTTGGAGATCGTCGCCCGCTTGCGCAACCGCATCTCGGGCATGGCCGTGCCGCAGTTGGTGGTCGACCTGCCGGGCGGACTCGGCAAAGTGCCTCTGGTGCCCAACCGCATCGAGCACATTGGCGAAGATCACGTGGTGTTCCGGAGTTACCAGGGAGCGCCCTGCAGGTATCCCGTCCGGGAAGAGGAAGCCCGGGAGATGAGGGAAGTGCTTGGGATGGTTCGCGTTTGA
- a CDS encoding PP2C family protein-serine/threonine phosphatase has translation MEATILSRIPIFSSLRPEEIKHLLDRLRPVQLKAGEVLFNEGDPGECFYVILEGRVEVRKAMGTPDERLLNVRGPGDYIGEMSLLDPDGLRTASIVGATETRLLLMERGDFEFLLNRRPAIGQEIARTLSLRLRDTDNAIIRDLQEKNRQLNEAYENLKAAQAQIIEKERLERELQVALEIQMSMLPRELPSVPGYELGARMAPARVIGGDFFDFVSLDEDHLGIAIGDVSDKGIPAAIFMAMTRSLMRSEARRSESPRKALKGVNRHLLEMNDAGMFVTVLYGVLNRVTGKFDYARAGHTLPMICRGGEAVLTPPPGLGQPLAVFPTPALDKQTITLVPGDVMLIFTDGVTDAVDSEGNLFGLEGLEKVLAASYHRTAQGICDGLIETLTSYQSGQFQNDDITLVTVRRLPL, from the coding sequence TTGGAAGCGACCATCCTCTCCAGAATACCGATATTCTCATCCCTTCGTCCCGAAGAGATCAAGCATTTGCTGGACCGCCTCCGGCCGGTGCAGCTCAAGGCGGGTGAAGTGCTTTTCAACGAGGGCGACCCCGGAGAATGTTTCTATGTCATTCTCGAGGGGCGGGTCGAAGTCAGAAAGGCCATGGGAACGCCCGACGAGCGGCTGCTCAACGTCCGGGGGCCGGGAGACTACATCGGTGAAATGAGCCTCCTCGACCCGGATGGATTGCGAACGGCCAGTATCGTCGGCGCCACCGAAACCCGCCTGCTGCTCATGGAACGCGGGGATTTCGAATTCCTTCTCAACCGGAGACCGGCCATCGGCCAGGAAATCGCGCGCACTCTCAGCCTGCGCCTGCGCGACACGGACAATGCCATTATTCGCGATCTGCAGGAGAAGAATCGTCAACTGAACGAGGCTTATGAAAACCTGAAGGCGGCCCAGGCGCAGATCATCGAGAAGGAACGGCTGGAACGCGAACTGCAGGTCGCCCTGGAAATCCAGATGAGCATGCTCCCTCGCGAGCTGCCTTCAGTTCCCGGATATGAGCTTGGAGCGAGAATGGCCCCGGCGCGCGTCATTGGGGGAGACTTCTTCGATTTCGTTTCACTGGATGAAGATCACTTGGGTATTGCCATTGGCGATGTCTCCGACAAAGGCATCCCCGCGGCAATCTTCATGGCGATGACTCGCAGCCTGATGCGCTCCGAGGCAAGACGGAGCGAATCCCCCAGAAAGGCGTTGAAGGGTGTCAACCGGCACCTGTTGGAGATGAACGATGCCGGGATGTTCGTAACGGTGCTCTATGGCGTCTTGAACCGGGTCACCGGCAAGTTCGACTATGCCCGGGCCGGGCATACGTTGCCCATGATCTGCCGTGGCGGCGAAGCCGTCCTGACACCGCCGCCGGGATTGGGTCAACCTCTGGCGGTCTTCCCCACTCCCGCACTGGACAAGCAGACCATCACACTCGTTCCCGGGGATGTCATGCTTATTTTTACCGACGGGGTTACCGACGCCGTGGATTCGGAAGGGAATCTGTTCGGCCTTGAAGGGCTGGAAAAGGTCTTGGCGGCATCGTATCATCGAACTGCCCAAGGCATCTGCGACGGGTTGATAGAGACCTTGACGTCGTACCAAAGCGGACAGTTCCAAAACGACGACATCACGCTGGTCACCGTTCGCAGGCTGCCTTTGTGA
- a CDS encoding zinc-ribbon domain-containing protein, with protein sequence MIVRCPQCNREYNVDERLLSPKGAMGKCKPCGIRFKIEPPGGSEQEVTCPKCGFKQVGGTECRTCGAMFDKLTTESASEPAPGAGSFTASERKPGESFGAPPPLRPLTPQAPQLRSAAGAGGSEFVIGEAISFGWQTVKANMGFFVLLTLATIVIEMIPGIFQGIIAGNSILLILIFWVISMVVQGIVTMGYVSICLAFADGRKAGFEQLFSCTPLVLSYVIATIICSLAVGIGFMLLIVPGVIFIIKLMFYTFAIVDKNMGPIESLSASWNMTRDVKMDLLLLLLLLLVINIIGAIPLGLGLLITVPVSSLACSYVYRRLQRRIEGPAAAGFAA encoded by the coding sequence ATGATCGTACGATGCCCCCAGTGCAACAGAGAGTACAACGTGGATGAGCGGCTCCTTTCTCCGAAAGGCGCGATGGGCAAATGCAAACCATGTGGAATACGGTTCAAGATCGAACCTCCGGGGGGGAGTGAGCAGGAGGTCACCTGTCCCAAGTGCGGATTCAAGCAGGTGGGAGGAACCGAATGCCGAACCTGCGGCGCGATGTTCGACAAGCTGACCACGGAATCGGCAAGTGAACCCGCACCGGGTGCCGGATCGTTTACGGCTTCCGAACGGAAGCCCGGGGAGAGCTTCGGAGCTCCACCGCCCCTGCGGCCTCTGACGCCTCAGGCACCGCAACTGCGAAGCGCTGCGGGAGCGGGCGGGTCCGAATTCGTCATCGGGGAGGCGATCAGTTTCGGGTGGCAAACCGTCAAGGCAAACATGGGGTTCTTCGTTCTGTTGACGCTTGCGACCATCGTCATAGAGATGATACCGGGAATCTTCCAGGGCATTATCGCGGGAAATTCCATTCTGCTCATCCTGATTTTCTGGGTCATTTCCATGGTCGTGCAGGGAATCGTCACCATGGGATACGTGAGCATCTGCCTGGCTTTTGCGGACGGGCGGAAGGCGGGGTTCGAACAGCTTTTCAGTTGCACCCCTCTTGTCTTGAGCTACGTTATCGCGACGATCATCTGCAGCCTGGCCGTGGGTATCGGTTTTATGCTGCTCATCGTCCCGGGAGTCATTTTCATCATCAAGCTCATGTTCTATACTTTCGCCATCGTGGACAAGAACATGGGACCTATCGAGTCCCTGAGCGCCAGCTGGAACATGACCAGGGACGTCAAGATGGACCTGCTGCTCCTGTTGCTCCTGCTCCTCGTGATCAACATCATCGGCGCCATTCCTCTCGGACTGGGTTTGCTGATCACCGTTCCCGTATCGTCCCTGGCATGTTCATATGTGTACCGCAGGTTGCAGCGGCGGATTGAAGGACCCGCCGCCGCGGGCTTTGCGGCATAG
- a CDS encoding FAD-dependent oxidoreductase: MNAKRVVVIGAVALGPKVACRLKRLHPESDVVMVDQDEYISYGGCGIPYFISGDVSDVKELMSTSYHMERTPRFFEDAKGVRVRTRTRALSIDRKAKTVRVKDLRSGLEEDLPYDRLVLATGSEPNRLSIPGVDLPEVIGVSNIASAIAVKERIAKGQVNKALIIGAGAIGCEMAEALSDLWGIETTVVEIADQVLPIVLDRGLARMVQKHMEEKGVSIRLRETVKAIRRNGGTSALTVATSQGEIEADLVIASIGVRPKSNLAREAGLVTSPRGAVVVNRRLQTSDPDIYAGGDCIEVLHLVTGKPVFFPQGSLANRQGRVIGTNLAGGFATFNGVVGSFSIKIFDLAVASTGIPLHTALNEGFDAARALVVQADRAHFYPTQDLMYLEVIADRKTRRVLGAQGIARNGDALTGRINAIAAMLPYRPLLEDLANMEVAYSPPFASALDIVNAAANTAENILDGINRPVDPEEFEKCFLDAQADDAVCLDVRGPANAAPFVAYFGERWLNVPQETLKQRMAEVPRDKRLFVLCNSGARSYEALRQLETAGLCEAVNVQGGVAALKKSGLLELDHEEDTTE, from the coding sequence ATGAACGCGAAGCGAGTTGTCGTTATCGGGGCCGTCGCGCTCGGGCCCAAGGTGGCCTGCCGCCTGAAGAGGCTTCATCCGGAGTCGGACGTGGTGATGGTCGATCAGGACGAGTACATTTCCTACGGCGGATGCGGCATTCCCTATTTTATCTCCGGGGACGTGAGCGACGTCAAGGAACTGATGAGCACGAGTTACCACATGGAGCGCACGCCCCGGTTCTTCGAAGATGCCAAGGGGGTCCGGGTCCGCACCCGCACCCGCGCCCTGTCCATCGACCGCAAGGCGAAAACGGTCCGCGTGAAGGACCTTCGTTCGGGACTGGAAGAGGACCTGCCCTACGATCGGCTCGTACTGGCCACGGGCAGCGAACCCAATCGCCTCTCCATTCCCGGCGTCGACCTGCCTGAAGTGATCGGCGTGTCCAACATCGCATCGGCCATAGCGGTCAAGGAAAGGATCGCCAAAGGACAGGTGAACAAGGCGCTCATCATCGGCGCGGGCGCCATCGGCTGTGAAATGGCGGAAGCGTTGAGCGATCTCTGGGGCATTGAAACCACCGTGGTGGAGATCGCCGACCAGGTCCTTCCGATCGTTCTCGACCGGGGTCTGGCGCGCATGGTGCAAAAGCACATGGAGGAGAAGGGCGTTTCGATTCGGCTGCGGGAAACGGTAAAAGCCATTCGCCGCAACGGTGGAACGTCCGCGTTGACGGTGGCCACCTCACAAGGAGAAATCGAAGCGGACCTGGTGATCGCTTCGATCGGTGTCCGCCCGAAGTCAAACCTGGCCCGGGAAGCGGGGCTGGTGACCTCACCGCGCGGGGCCGTCGTGGTCAATCGCCGCTTGCAGACTTCGGACCCGGACATCTATGCGGGAGGCGATTGCATCGAAGTTCTGCACCTCGTCACGGGCAAGCCGGTTTTCTTTCCCCAGGGCTCTCTCGCCAATCGTCAGGGTAGAGTGATCGGCACCAACCTAGCCGGGGGATTCGCCACTTTCAACGGCGTGGTCGGAAGTTTCTCGATCAAGATCTTCGATCTGGCCGTCGCTTCCACGGGAATACCGCTGCACACAGCCCTTAACGAGGGATTCGACGCCGCCCGGGCACTCGTCGTCCAGGCGGATCGCGCTCACTTCTATCCCACCCAGGATCTGATGTACCTCGAGGTGATCGCCGACCGCAAGACACGCCGGGTGCTGGGCGCGCAGGGGATCGCCCGCAACGGCGACGCGCTCACGGGAAGAATCAACGCCATCGCCGCCATGCTCCCCTACCGACCGCTGCTCGAAGACCTGGCGAATATGGAAGTGGCCTATTCGCCGCCCTTCGCCTCCGCGCTGGACATCGTGAATGCTGCGGCAAACACCGCGGAGAACATCCTCGACGGCATCAACCGGCCCGTCGACCCGGAAGAATTCGAGAAATGCTTCCTCGATGCGCAAGCCGACGACGCCGTTTGCCTCGACGTGCGGGGCCCGGCCAACGCGGCCCCGTTCGTGGCGTATTTCGGAGAGCGGTGGCTGAACGTTCCCCAGGAAACCTTGAAACAACGCATGGCGGAGGTTCCCCGGGACAAACGGCTGTTCGTCCTCTGCAATTCGGGAGCCCGGTCGTACGAAGCCTTGCGGCAGCTTGAAACGGCCGGTCTGTGCGAGGCCGTCAACGTTCAAGGGGGAGTGGCCGCCCTCAAGAAATCGGGGTTGTTGGAACTGGATCATGAAGAAGACACAACGGAGTGA
- a CDS encoding galactose-1-phosphate uridylyltransferase — translation MLRFDRERFHSRIVLPDGAPADRLIEIRTHPITGRTCRITYSRGEEREPGAETLPAPPPFAGERDKCPFCPARVSTSTPRLPPELCAQGRMTRGTSTLFPNLFPYGRYSAVSLFDEAHFVEIGTATLQSYTDSLLNCRDYLLRVLAYDSEAIFMAITQNHLPSAGGSMIHPHLQVQADRTPANCQRFLRGRAMEYRLETGTRLLSDYLQYEKRSGERYIGAVGSWHWLAAFAPEAFFEIWGILPGVSSLRQVLDDDWRSLARGILNAQKFYRSLGRNGYNLGLLLLEDGSDDLELRVVLAVRGNYAPWVRSDFTGFEVMLGDMATFTAPELTCERARPFWEDRVLPMDAESR, via the coding sequence ATGCTTCGGTTTGATCGCGAGAGATTTCATTCCCGGATCGTACTGCCCGATGGAGCTCCGGCGGACCGCCTCATTGAAATCCGCACTCACCCCATCACGGGACGCACCTGCAGGATCACCTACAGCCGCGGAGAGGAACGCGAACCCGGTGCGGAGACTTTGCCCGCGCCGCCGCCCTTTGCCGGGGAGCGGGATAAGTGCCCGTTTTGTCCTGCACGGGTCTCCACGAGCACGCCGCGGTTACCGCCCGAGCTGTGCGCACAAGGACGCATGACCCGGGGGACCTCCACGCTTTTTCCCAATCTCTTTCCATACGGCCGCTATTCGGCGGTCAGCCTCTTCGACGAAGCACATTTCGTGGAGATCGGCACGGCAACCCTGCAATCCTACACGGACAGTCTCCTCAACTGCCGGGACTATCTGCTGAGGGTCCTGGCCTACGATTCCGAGGCGATCTTCATGGCCATCACTCAGAATCACCTCCCCTCGGCCGGCGGTTCCATGATCCACCCGCACCTGCAGGTCCAGGCCGACCGCACACCCGCCAATTGCCAGCGATTCCTGCGCGGCCGCGCAATGGAGTATCGCCTTGAAACGGGTACACGCCTTCTTTCCGACTACCTGCAGTATGAGAAGCGGTCGGGGGAGCGCTATATCGGCGCCGTCGGCTCATGGCATTGGCTGGCCGCCTTTGCTCCCGAAGCCTTTTTTGAAATATGGGGCATTCTGCCCGGCGTCAGCTCCCTGCGGCAGGTTTTGGACGACGACTGGCGGTCGTTGGCCCGGGGCATCCTGAACGCTCAGAAATTCTACCGCAGTCTCGGCCGCAACGGGTACAACCTGGGATTGCTGCTCCTGGAAGACGGTTCGGACGATCTCGAGCTCCGGGTGGTCCTTGCCGTGCGCGGCAACTACGCGCCCTGGGTGCGCAGCGATTTCACGGGGTTCGAGGTGATGCTGGGGGATATGGCCACCTTCACGGCTCCGGAGCTGACCTGCGAGAGGGCGCGGCCATTCTGGGAGGATCGGGTTTTGCCCATGGATGCCGAAAGCCGATGA
- a CDS encoding DUF933 domain-containing protein, translating into MKLGIIGLGRSGKTTIFNALTQRSGESVPPGGHMVPVLGVVPLPDVRVDWLTGLYRPKKSTYAQVTYMDLQGMPGVVENKHEYMAHLLAHMRAMDAFLLVARNFPDDALGEPNVARDLKELEDEFLIADLATIEKRLEKLAMEEKRGKRIQGPEKELLADCAEVLNAEKPLRTRPDLAGVPELKGFGFLSARPLLVIVNNADEDDVLPAFPVVSAEAMVVRGKLEMEMAQLPESEAEAFRKDFGIAESALTRIIQHSYSLLRLATFLTVGEDEVKAWTITRDLPALEAAGAVHSDIQRGFIRAEVVAFEDLRRAGDYAAARKSGVVRLEGKTYKVQDGDVIHFRFNV; encoded by the coding sequence ATGAAACTGGGAATCATCGGACTGGGGAGATCCGGCAAGACCACGATTTTCAATGCGCTGACCCAGCGAAGCGGCGAATCCGTTCCGCCCGGAGGCCACATGGTGCCCGTGCTTGGGGTCGTCCCCCTTCCCGACGTCCGGGTGGATTGGCTGACCGGGCTCTACAGGCCTAAGAAGAGCACCTACGCCCAGGTCACCTACATGGACCTTCAGGGTATGCCCGGGGTGGTCGAAAACAAGCACGAGTACATGGCCCACCTGCTCGCGCACATGCGGGCCATGGATGCCTTCCTCCTGGTGGCGCGCAATTTCCCCGATGATGCCCTGGGAGAACCGAACGTGGCGCGGGATCTGAAAGAGCTCGAGGACGAATTCCTGATCGCGGACCTGGCCACCATCGAAAAACGCCTCGAGAAGCTGGCAATGGAGGAAAAGCGGGGCAAGCGGATCCAGGGGCCGGAAAAGGAGCTCCTGGCGGACTGCGCCGAAGTCCTCAATGCCGAAAAACCTCTTCGGACCAGGCCGGATCTCGCCGGTGTGCCCGAGCTCAAGGGATTCGGCTTCCTGTCGGCAAGGCCCCTGCTGGTGATCGTGAACAATGCGGATGAAGACGACGTCCTGCCGGCCTTCCCCGTCGTATCGGCCGAAGCCATGGTGGTGAGGGGAAAACTCGAGATGGAGATGGCCCAGTTGCCCGAATCGGAAGCCGAGGCGTTCCGGAAGGATTTCGGCATTGCCGAATCGGCCCTCACGCGAATCATCCAGCACTCCTACAGTCTGCTTCGCCTCGCCACGTTCCTGACCGTGGGCGAGGACGAAGTGAAGGCATGGACCATCACCCGGGACCTCCCCGCACTCGAAGCCGCAGGCGCGGTGCATTCCGACATCCAGAGGGGATTCATCCGCGCGGAAGTGGTTGCTTTCGAGGATCTGCGTCGAGCCGGCGATTACGCGGCGGCCCGCAAATCGGGCGTCGTTCGGCTTGAGGGGAAAACCTACAAGGTTCAGGACGGGGACGTCATCCACTTTCGGTTCAATGTCTGA
- the ettA gene encoding energy-dependent translational throttle protein EttA: MSNEPNKVIYSMVGVSKYYDKRPILKDIYLSYFYGAKIGVLGLNGSGKTSLLRILAGVDREFNGKTVLSPGYSVGYLEQEPLIDSSKTVKEVVEEGVQEAVDLMNEYNGINEQFANPMSDDEMDQLIRRQAEVQEKLDAMDAWDMDSRLDMAMDALRCPPGDTLVRILSGGERRRVALCRLLLQKPDILLLDEPTNHLDAETVAWLEHHLQQYPGTIIAVTHDRYFLDNVAGWILELDRGEGIPWKGNYSSWLEQKRVRLQQEEKAESERRKTMERELEWIRMSPKGRHAKSRARINSYEMLLQQDNEKRARELEIYIPPGPRLGDVVIEAADVSKAYGDRLLVEGMSFTLPPGGIIGVIGPNGAGKTTLFRMITGAEQPDSGTIRLGETVKLAYVEQTRDVLDPEKNIWEVISEGRDTIELGTRQVNSRAYTARFGFSGTDQQKKVGLLSGGERNRVHLARILKEGANVILLDEPTNDLDVNTMRALEDALENFAGCAVIISHDRWFLDRIVTHILAFEGDSSVVWFDGNYSEYEADRKARLGAAAVQPHRIRYRRLTRA; this comes from the coding sequence ATGAGCAACGAACCGAACAAAGTCATTTACTCCATGGTGGGAGTGAGCAAGTACTACGACAAGCGACCCATCCTCAAGGACATTTATCTCTCGTATTTCTATGGAGCGAAAATCGGCGTCCTCGGCCTCAACGGCTCGGGCAAGACCTCCCTGCTGCGCATCCTCGCCGGGGTCGACAGGGAGTTCAACGGCAAAACCGTTCTCTCGCCCGGCTACAGTGTCGGCTACCTGGAACAGGAGCCGCTCATCGATTCCTCGAAGACCGTGAAGGAAGTCGTCGAGGAAGGGGTGCAGGAAGCCGTCGACCTGATGAATGAATACAACGGCATCAACGAGCAATTCGCCAATCCCATGTCGGATGACGAGATGGACCAGCTCATCCGGCGGCAGGCCGAAGTGCAGGAAAAGCTCGACGCCATGGACGCATGGGACATGGATTCCCGGCTGGATATGGCGATGGACGCGCTCCGCTGCCCGCCCGGCGATACCCTCGTCCGGATCCTCTCGGGCGGCGAACGTCGGCGCGTTGCGCTTTGCCGCCTGCTCCTCCAAAAACCCGATATCCTGCTCCTCGACGAGCCCACGAATCACCTCGACGCGGAAACCGTGGCCTGGCTCGAACACCACCTCCAGCAGTATCCCGGTACCATCATCGCGGTGACTCACGACCGTTACTTCCTTGACAACGTGGCGGGCTGGATCCTCGAACTGGATCGTGGCGAAGGCATCCCCTGGAAAGGAAACTATTCTTCCTGGCTGGAACAGAAACGGGTCCGCCTGCAGCAGGAGGAGAAGGCGGAGAGCGAGCGCCGCAAGACCATGGAACGGGAACTGGAATGGATCCGCATGTCGCCCAAGGGGCGTCACGCCAAGTCCAGGGCCAGGATCAACTCGTACGAAATGCTCTTGCAACAGGACAATGAAAAACGGGCCCGCGAGCTCGAAATCTACATCCCGCCCGGCCCGAGGCTGGGGGACGTGGTCATCGAGGCCGCCGACGTCAGTAAGGCTTACGGGGACAGACTGCTCGTCGAAGGCATGAGCTTCACCCTGCCGCCGGGGGGCATCATCGGAGTGATCGGCCCCAATGGAGCCGGCAAAACGACCTTGTTCAGAATGATCACCGGCGCCGAACAGCCGGATTCCGGCACCATCCGGCTCGGCGAAACCGTCAAGCTCGCCTACGTGGAACAGACCCGCGACGTTCTGGATCCCGAGAAGAACATCTGGGAAGTCATCTCCGAGGGCCGGGACACCATTGAGCTCGGTACCCGCCAGGTGAATTCGCGCGCCTATACGGCCCGTTTCGGTTTCTCCGGAACGGACCAGCAGAAAAAGGTGGGGCTGCTTTCCGGCGGAGAGCGCAACCGGGTCCACCTTGCCCGGATTCTCAAGGAGGGGGCCAACGTCATTCTCCTGGATGAACCGACCAACGACCTCGACGTAAATACCATGCGGGCATTGGAGGACGCCCTGGAGAACTTTGCGGGCTGTGCCGTCATTATCAGCCACGACCGGTGGTTTCTCGACCGGATCGTGACGCACATCCTGGCCTTCGAAGGGGACAGCTCGGTCGTCTGGTTCGACGGCAACTACTCCGAATACGAAGCGGATCGCAAGGCACGCCTGGGAGCCGCAGCCGTCCAACCTCACCGGATCAGGTATCGCAGGCTGACCCGGGCCTAG
- a CDS encoding Crp/Fnr family transcriptional regulator encodes MNSYTDRGHPPSEYQENLEILLQIPVFSGLPMEAQKVLAYLCTREVFKPGEFLFTEGDTDEHAYFILEGKAGLMLTVDGTSEQVREYGESTFLGGLSLLCPAKRLYSLKALTRMRCVIFARDKFQRTLEQFPDLARMVIQEICTLIHQWESSLIVEHARHCPDCRGNVGVSLI; translated from the coding sequence ATGAACTCGTACACGGACCGCGGGCATCCGCCTAGCGAATACCAGGAAAACCTGGAAATCCTTCTTCAGATTCCCGTATTCTCCGGCTTGCCCATGGAAGCCCAGAAGGTTCTGGCTTATTTGTGTACACGGGAAGTCTTCAAACCCGGCGAATTCCTTTTCACGGAGGGGGACACGGACGAACACGCCTATTTCATCCTGGAGGGAAAAGCCGGACTGATGCTGACCGTTGACGGGACGAGCGAGCAAGTGAGAGAGTACGGGGAAAGCACTTTCCTCGGGGGACTCTCGCTTCTCTGCCCGGCCAAGCGGCTCTATTCCCTGAAAGCCCTGACGCGCATGCGATGCGTAATCTTCGCCCGGGACAAGTTCCAGCGAACCCTGGAACAGTTTCCCGATCTCGCCCGCATGGTGATCCAGGAGATTTGCACCCTCATTCACCAATGGGAATCGAGCCTGATCGTCGAACACGCCCGGCATTGCCCCGATTGCAGGGGAAACGTCGGGGTGAGCCTGATTTAG